Proteins found in one Homalodisca vitripennis isolate AUS2020 chromosome 4, UT_GWSS_2.1, whole genome shotgun sequence genomic segment:
- the LOC124359261 gene encoding zinc finger protein 37-like — MEITNLEEENKLMDFESDIDTWVIEKEELSLSSNAVQDKSRKDVLSFEMKSMNKENIKKFTSSSDRKALRCFRIHKSMGYQETTPESETDTKRKSTDDVSDHSHWNKKQRLESSNIPDDKRCVEPKLQHTSSASSLNVLNTIMQKKESLSSEEISIMLTENEGSPTSCQEKNRERLHSIENVSSLVETKDKVGDVSPTSLKLNTECSVCKCEFVSLEELKCHESVHKRTSLPNSNQPEQSHYQGQKNNLQNTSSTWNRTDFLDNFKSHLINNGTKLPINLNGTVSCNSIKEKLKPSQNETKFECGMCKFNCSELLIHKSHQILCHSDKNNLVCEYCNYKTSLCTNLANHIRIHFQFNCPHCDYQCSLKASLDAHLLRHHSEKRYYQCKNCDYNCKSQKKLQKHSQLHRTTTKYQCEECKLYYANKQALTSHIKTHSIEKKTYKCTNCESQFSQKYLLKLHLKSHEQYVCDTCNCKFTQKNFLKVHMKVHSQEPLKCKKCNSVFSRKNYLKLHMRIHVPKYSKCEHCPFKCINSSDLSKHICIDKLYEVQKRSLNFQKEETFEGGVDNSKTSSGLAKKGKSNVTSFPNDNKSKNRVNEMKVEEAAERKKYKKKKFNKDQIRVTSLRQNLPSRKSLNAQENKSDIHGDVKSALQEESRLKKTMKNGKQRKTLSLKVKKKTSSKQNDWVVHNRKIAMLNSHNKMRKKLNKYQFCGTLNMSKIFCGGKALSPKDLLVEPVRFTDDNYVQCYYQSQQSPLQDHLDRHLRQSTLLSCRFCMYKTNSRQLLQRHTASSHTWDPALVSTLFS; from the exons ATGGAG ATTACAAATCTTgaggaagaaaataaattaatggattTTGAATCAG ACATTGATACATGGGTAATTGAAAAAGAAGAGTTAAGTTTATCTTCAAATGCTGTCCAAGATAAGTCTAGAAAAGATGTCCTATCTTTTGAGATGAAGAGCAtgaataaagaaaacattaagaaaTTTACCAGTTCAAGTGATAGAAAAGCTTTGAGGTGTTTCAGAATCCACAAAAGTATGGGATATCAGGAAACTACACCTGAGTCCGAGACTGATACCAAGAGAAAATCAACAGATGATGTGAGTGACCATTCCCATTGGAATAAAAAGCAAAGGTTGGAATCTTCTAACATCCCAGATGATAAAAGATGTGTGGAACCAAAATTACAACATACATCATCTGCTTCgtctttgaatgttttaaatacaataatgcaAAAAAAAGAAAGTCTTAGCTCAGAAGAAATATCGATAATGTTAACAGAAAACGAAGGATCTCCAACTAGTTGCCAGGAAAAAAATCGAGAACGACTCCATTCAATAGAGAATGTCTCTTCACTAGTAGAGACTAAAGATAAAGTAGGGGATGTTTCGCCCACCTCTTTGAAGCTTAATACAGAATGCTCTGTGTGCAAGTGTGAATTTGTGAGCTTAGAAGAACTCAAGTGTCATGAGAGTGTTCACAAAAGAACAAGTTTACCAAATTCTAATCAACCTGAACAATCACATTATCAAGgccagaaaaataatttacaaaacacaagtTCTACTTGGAATAGGACTGATTTCTTAGACAATTTCAAGtctcatttaattaataacggaaCAAAACTTCCTATAAATCTAAATGGAACCGTATCATGTAATtctatcaaagaaaaattgaaaccATCGCAAAATGAAACAAAGTTTGAATGTGGTATGTGTAAATTCAACTGTTCTgaattattaattcataaatcTCATCAAATATTATGTCATagtgataaaaacaatttagtttgtGAGTACTGCAATTACAAAACTTCATTGTGCACCAACCTTGCAAATCATATTCGAATTCATTTTCAGTTTAATTGTCCTCACTGTGATTACCAGTGTTCGTTAAAAGCCAGTTTAGATGCCCACTTATTAAGGCATCACTCAGAAAAGCGGTATTATCAGTGTAAAAATTGTGATTACAATTGTAAATCccaaaagaaattacaaaaacattctcAGCTTCATAGAACAACTACTAAATATCAGTGTGAAGAATGTAAACTGTATTATGCAAACAAACAAGCTCTAACATCACATATTAAAACACATTCTATTGAGAAAAAAACTTACAAGTGCACTAACTGTGAGTCGCAGTTCTCTCAGAAATATCTTCTAAAGTTGCATTTGAAGTCTCATGAACAATATGTCTGTGATACTTGCAATTGTAAATTCACTCAAAAAAACTTCCTTAAGGTTCATATGAAAGTTCATTCCCAGGAACCACTGAAATGCAAAAAGTGTAACTCGGTCTTCTCAAGGAAAAATTACCTCAAACTTCATATGCGTATTCATGTTCCTAAGTACTCCAAATGTGAGCACTGTCCTTTTAAGTGTATCAATTCAAGTGACCTTTCAAAACATATctgtattgataaattatatgaaGTACAAAAGCGTTCTCTGAACTTCCAGAAGGAGGAAACATTCGAAGGTGGTGTTGATAATAGCAAAACATCGAGTGGGTTGGCAAAGAAAGGAAAGTCAAATGTCACATCTTTTCCGAATGACAATAAAAGTAAGAACCGAGTCAATGAAATGAAAGTTGAAGAAGCTGCTGagaggaaaaaatataaaaagaagaaatttaatAAAGATCAGATTAGAGTTACATCTCTCCGTCAGAACTTACCTTCTAGGAAAAGTTTAAATGCACAGGAAAATAAAAGTGATATTCATGGTGATGTAAAAAGTGCCTTACAGGAGGAATCTCGCTTAAAGAAAACTATGAAAAATGGGAAACAGAGAAAAACTCTCAGTTTGAAAGTTAAAAAGAAGACCAGTTCAAAACAGAATGATTGGGTGGTACACAATAGAAAAATTGCTATGCTTAATTCCCACAACAAAATGAGAAAGAAGTTGAATAAGTATCAATTCTGTGGAACtttaaatatgtcaaaaattttTTGTGGAGGAAAAGCATTGTCACCTAAGGATTTATTAGTTGAACCTGTGAGGTTTACAGATGATAATTATGTACAGTGCTACTACCAGAGCCAGCAGTCACCATTACAAGATCATCTCGACCGACACTTGAGGCAGAGCACTCTACTGTCCTGCCGTTTCTGTATGTACAAGACAAACTCCCGTCAGCTGCTACAACGTCATACAGCCAGCAGTCACACTTGGGACCCAGCACTTGTCAGTACGTTATTCAGCTAG